In one window of Brassica rapa cultivar Chiifu-401-42 chromosome A07, CAAS_Brap_v3.01, whole genome shotgun sequence DNA:
- the LOC103844336 gene encoding pollen-specific leucine-rich repeat extensin-like protein 3 isoform X2 produces MTKPPPFSLPAFDCFLLFFFFFSFSSVVLALTDAEASFIAQRQLLTLPEDGDLPENIEYKVDIKLTFPNQRLKRAYIALQAWKKAVYSDPFNTTGNWHGPHVCDYTGVVCAPALDDPNIAVVAGVDLNGADIAGHLPAELGLLTDVAMFHLNSNRFCGIIPKSVSRLKLMHEFDVSNNRFVGPFPSVVLSWPAVKFIDVRFNNFEGKVPQELFKKDLDAIFLNSNRFTSTIPESLGESSASVVTFAHNNFNGCIPKSIGNMKNLNEIIFKDNKLGGCFPSEIGKLANVNVFDASMNSFTGVLPQSFVGLIGVEEIDISGNKLTGFVPENICKLPKLNNLTYAYNYFNGQGDMCVPGSQKDIAFDDTRNCLRDRPKQRSAKECAVVISRPVDCSKDKCAGGGGSSPTTPSKWTPPSRVPTRPVRKPRPSKESPKPNAPQNQSPVNFKRSPPPPIVLSPPPSPLVHSPLPPVHSPPPPVHSPPPPPVHSPPPPVHSPPPPVHSPPPPVHSPPPPVHSPPPPEPSPPPPVHSPPPPVHSPPPPVHSPPPPVHSPPPPPVHSPPPPVHSPPPPVYSPPPPVYSPPPPVHSPPPPVHSPPPPPVHSPPPPVHSPPPPPPVHSPPPPVHSPPPPVQSPPPPVYSPPPPHVYSPPPPVQSPPPPVYSPLLPLVHSPPPLVHKPQTPNESPEPNDPFDQSPVKFRRNPPPPQQSHPVDSSPSPFHSPPPPIYSPPPAPVQSPPETSVNSPHPRAPTRTVEAPLPSEEFIMPTIIGHQYASPPPPMFPGY; encoded by the exons ATGACTAAACCTCCTCCATTTTCTCTCCCGGCTTTTGACTGCTTccttttgttcttcttcttcttctccttctcatcCGTTGTTTTAGCACTCACGGACGCAGAAGCCTCATTCATTGCGCAACGACAGCTCTTGACATTACCCGAGGATGGCGATCTTCCAGAAAATATTGAGTATAAGGTCGATATCAAGTTGACATTTCCGAATCAGAGGCTTAAGAGAGCTTATATCGCTCTACAAGCATGGAAAAAAGCTGTCTATTCAGACCCATTTAACACCACGGGGAACTGGCATGGTCCGCACGTGTGTGACTATACAGGCGTGGTCTGCGCACCAGCACTTGATGATCCTAACATCGCAGTTGTGGCAGGGGTAGATCTTAACGGTGCAGATATTGCTGGACATTTACCAGCTGAGCTTGGTTTATTGACGGATGTGGCTATGTTCCATTTGAATTCGAACCGGTTCTGTGGTATCATCCCCAAAAGTGTCAGTAGGTTGAAGCTAATGCATGAGTTCGATGTCAGTAACAATCGGTTTGTTGGACCTTTCCCTTCTGTCGTCCTCTCGTGGCCGGCTGTTAAGTTCATCGACGTAAGATTCAACAATTTTGAAGGAAAAGTTCCTCAGGAGCTTTTCAAGAAGGATCTTGATGCGATTTTCTTGAATAGCAACAGATTCACTTCCACCATTCCTGAGTCACTCGGAGAATCCTCAGCCTCTGTCGTGACCTTCGCTCACAACAATTTCAACGGTTGTATTCCTAAAAGTATTGGAAACATGAAAAATCTTAACGAAATCATCTTTAAGGATAACAAACTTGGAGGTTGTTTTCCGTCAGAGATCGGAAAGCTAGCCAATGTGAACGTTTTTGACGCTAGCATGAACTCATTCACCGGTGTTTTACCACAGAGTTTTGTGGGGCTTATTGGAGTAGAAGAGATTGATATCTCTGGGAATAAACTCACCGGGTTTGTGCCGGAGAATATATGCAAGTTACCTAAGTTAAATAACTTGACCTATGCATACAATTACTTCAATGGACAAGGTGATATGTGTGTCCCAGGTAGTCAGAAGGATATTGCATTTGATGATACACGTAACTGCTTGCGAGATAGGCCTAAACAACGGTCGGCAAAGGAATGTGCAGTAGTGATTAGTCGTCCTGTTGACTGTAGTAAGGACAAGTGCgctggtggtggtggttctAGTCCCACTACACCGTCAAAGTGGACACCACCATCACGGGTGCCAACTAGGCCGGTACGCAAACCACGACCATCAAAAgaatcaccaaaaccaaatgCCCCACAGAATCAGTCTCCTGTGAATTTTAAACGTAGCCCACCTCCACCAATTGTTCTTTCTCCTCCTCCCTCACCGCTAGTGCATTCTCCACTACCACCAGTCcattctccaccaccaccggtccattctccaccaccaccaccggtgcattcaccaccaccaccggttcattctccaccaccaccggttcattcaccaccaccac CGGTGCATTCTCCGCCACCACCGGTCcattcaccaccaccaccggagCCTTCTCCGCCACCACCGGTACATTCTCCTCCACCACCGGTCcattcaccaccaccaccggtccattctccaccaccaccagtccattctcctccaccaccaccggtccattctcctccaccaccggtccattcaccaccaccacccgtctattctccaccaccaccggtCTATTCTCCTCCACCACCGGTCCATTCACCACCACCTCCTGTGcattcaccaccaccacctcctgtgcattcaccaccaccaccggtgcattcaccaccaccaccaccacctgtccattctccaccaccacctgtccattctccaccaccaccagtccagtctccaccaccaccggtctattctccaccaccaccacatgTCTATTCACCACCACCGCCGGTCCAGTCTCCACCACCGCCGGTCTATTCTCCACTACTACCGCTGGTCCATTCACCTCCACCACTGGTCCATAAACCGCAAACACCAAACGAGTCACCCGAACCAAATGACCCATTTGATCAGTCTCCAGTGAAGTTCAGGCGTAACCCGCCTCCGCCACAACAATCACACCCAGTGGATTCTTCTCCGTCTCCCTTTCACTCTCCTCCACCACCTATATATTCTCCGCCGCCAGCACCGGTCCAATCTCCACCAGAAACATCGGTCAACTCTCCTCACCCACGAGCACCTACACGGACAGTGGAAGCACCACTTCCAAGTGAAGAATTCATCATGCCAACAATCATTGGCCACCAATATGCATCGCCCCCACCTCCAATGTTTCCGGGCTACTAA
- the LOC103844336 gene encoding pollen-specific leucine-rich repeat extensin-like protein 3 isoform X1 has translation MTKPPPFSLPAFDCFLLFFFFFSFSSVVLALTDAEASFIAQRQLLTLPEDGDLPENIEYKVDIKLTFPNQRLKRAYIALQAWKKAVYSDPFNTTGNWHGPHVCDYTGVVCAPALDDPNIAVVAGVDLNGADIAGHLPAELGLLTDVAMFHLNSNRFCGIIPKSVSRLKLMHEFDVSNNRFVGPFPSVVLSWPAVKFIDVRFNNFEGKVPQELFKKDLDAIFLNSNRFTSTIPESLGESSASVVTFAHNNFNGCIPKSIGNMKNLNEIIFKDNKLGGCFPSEIGKLANVNVFDASMNSFTGVLPQSFVGLIGVEEIDISGNKLTGFVPENICKLPKLNNLTYAYNYFNGQGDMCVPGSQKDIAFDDTRNCLRDRPKQRSAKECAVVISRPVDCSKDKCAGGGGSSPTTPSKWTPPSRVPTRPVRKPRPSKESPKPNAPQNQSPVNFKRSPPPPIVLSPPPSPLVHSPLPPVHSPPPPVHSPPPPPVHSPPPPVHSPPPPVHSPPPPPPPPVPSPPPPEPSPPPPVHSPPPPVHSPPPPEPSPPPPVHSPPPPVHSPPPPVHSPPPPVHSPPPPPVHSPPPPVHSPPPPVYSPPPPVYSPPPPVHSPPPPVHSPPPPPVHSPPPPVHSPPPPPPVHSPPPPVHSPPPPVQSPPPPVYSPPPPHVYSPPPPVQSPPPPVYSPLLPLVHSPPPLVHKPQTPNESPEPNDPFDQSPVKFRRNPPPPQQSHPVDSSPSPFHSPPPPIYSPPPAPVQSPPETSVNSPHPRAPTRTVEAPLPSEEFIMPTIIGHQYASPPPPMFPGY, from the coding sequence ATGACTAAACCTCCTCCATTTTCTCTCCCGGCTTTTGACTGCTTccttttgttcttcttcttcttctccttctcatcCGTTGTTTTAGCACTCACGGACGCAGAAGCCTCATTCATTGCGCAACGACAGCTCTTGACATTACCCGAGGATGGCGATCTTCCAGAAAATATTGAGTATAAGGTCGATATCAAGTTGACATTTCCGAATCAGAGGCTTAAGAGAGCTTATATCGCTCTACAAGCATGGAAAAAAGCTGTCTATTCAGACCCATTTAACACCACGGGGAACTGGCATGGTCCGCACGTGTGTGACTATACAGGCGTGGTCTGCGCACCAGCACTTGATGATCCTAACATCGCAGTTGTGGCAGGGGTAGATCTTAACGGTGCAGATATTGCTGGACATTTACCAGCTGAGCTTGGTTTATTGACGGATGTGGCTATGTTCCATTTGAATTCGAACCGGTTCTGTGGTATCATCCCCAAAAGTGTCAGTAGGTTGAAGCTAATGCATGAGTTCGATGTCAGTAACAATCGGTTTGTTGGACCTTTCCCTTCTGTCGTCCTCTCGTGGCCGGCTGTTAAGTTCATCGACGTAAGATTCAACAATTTTGAAGGAAAAGTTCCTCAGGAGCTTTTCAAGAAGGATCTTGATGCGATTTTCTTGAATAGCAACAGATTCACTTCCACCATTCCTGAGTCACTCGGAGAATCCTCAGCCTCTGTCGTGACCTTCGCTCACAACAATTTCAACGGTTGTATTCCTAAAAGTATTGGAAACATGAAAAATCTTAACGAAATCATCTTTAAGGATAACAAACTTGGAGGTTGTTTTCCGTCAGAGATCGGAAAGCTAGCCAATGTGAACGTTTTTGACGCTAGCATGAACTCATTCACCGGTGTTTTACCACAGAGTTTTGTGGGGCTTATTGGAGTAGAAGAGATTGATATCTCTGGGAATAAACTCACCGGGTTTGTGCCGGAGAATATATGCAAGTTACCTAAGTTAAATAACTTGACCTATGCATACAATTACTTCAATGGACAAGGTGATATGTGTGTCCCAGGTAGTCAGAAGGATATTGCATTTGATGATACACGTAACTGCTTGCGAGATAGGCCTAAACAACGGTCGGCAAAGGAATGTGCAGTAGTGATTAGTCGTCCTGTTGACTGTAGTAAGGACAAGTGCgctggtggtggtggttctAGTCCCACTACACCGTCAAAGTGGACACCACCATCACGGGTGCCAACTAGGCCGGTACGCAAACCACGACCATCAAAAgaatcaccaaaaccaaatgCCCCACAGAATCAGTCTCCTGTGAATTTTAAACGTAGCCCACCTCCACCAATTGTTCTTTCTCCTCCTCCCTCACCGCTAGTGCATTCTCCACTACCACCAGTCcattctccaccaccaccggtccattctccaccaccaccaccggtgcattcaccaccaccaccggttcattctccaccaccaccggttcattcaccaccaccaccaccaccaccaccagtgccttctccaccaccaccggaGCCTTCTCCGCCACCACCGGTGCATTCTCCGCCACCACCGGTCcattcaccaccaccaccggagCCTTCTCCGCCACCACCGGTACATTCTCCTCCACCACCGGTCcattcaccaccaccaccggtccattctccaccaccaccagtccattctcctccaccaccaccggtccattctcctccaccaccggtccattcaccaccaccacccgtctattctccaccaccaccggtCTATTCTCCTCCACCACCGGTCCATTCACCACCACCTCCTGTGcattcaccaccaccacctcctgtgcattcaccaccaccaccggtgcattcaccaccaccaccaccacctgtccattctccaccaccacctgtccattctccaccaccaccagtccagtctccaccaccaccggtctattctccaccaccaccacatgTCTATTCACCACCACCGCCGGTCCAGTCTCCACCACCGCCGGTCTATTCTCCACTACTACCGCTGGTCCATTCACCTCCACCACTGGTCCATAAACCGCAAACACCAAACGAGTCACCCGAACCAAATGACCCATTTGATCAGTCTCCAGTGAAGTTCAGGCGTAACCCGCCTCCGCCACAACAATCACACCCAGTGGATTCTTCTCCGTCTCCCTTTCACTCTCCTCCACCACCTATATATTCTCCGCCGCCAGCACCGGTCCAATCTCCACCAGAAACATCGGTCAACTCTCCTCACCCACGAGCACCTACACGGACAGTGGAAGCACCACTTCCAAGTGAAGAATTCATCATGCCAACAATCATTGGCCACCAATATGCATCGCCCCCACCTCCAATGTTTCCGGGCTACTAA